One part of the Methylobacterium terrae genome encodes these proteins:
- the dapA gene encoding 4-hydroxy-tetrahydrodipicolinate synthase, producing MTPAPRLGGALTALVTPFAAGGTRLDERALGDLVAWQVAQGTEGLVVGGATGEGPTLTEAERGLALRVVLEAARGRVPVIAATGGPCTRTAIARTRAAAEAGAAAALSVTPYYNRPTQEGLVRHYAAIAAAVDLPLLVHVAPARTGIDCLPDTLARLAALPGIAGFVDGTGDLARPPTVGRAAGPDLLRLSGDDATAAAHAMLGGQGCVSAVANLVPGACAALQRAARAGDFARARALQAGLMPLIAALSRETDPGPVKLALALLRPGLAPDLRLPLVRPRPETEAALAAALAVLDPVAAAA from the coding sequence GTGACACCCGCACCCAGGCTCGGCGGCGCCCTCACCGCCCTCGTCACGCCGTTCGCGGCGGGCGGGACCCGGCTCGACGAGCGGGCGCTCGGCGACCTCGTCGCCTGGCAGGTCGCGCAGGGCACGGAGGGGCTGGTGGTCGGCGGCGCCACCGGCGAGGGGCCGACCCTGACGGAGGCCGAGCGCGGCCTCGCCCTGCGCGTCGTCCTCGAGGCGGCGCGGGGCCGGGTGCCGGTGATCGCCGCCACCGGCGGCCCCTGCACCCGCACCGCCATCGCCCGGACCCGGGCGGCGGCCGAGGCCGGGGCCGCCGCCGCGCTCTCGGTCACGCCCTACTACAACCGCCCGACGCAGGAGGGCCTCGTCCGGCACTACGCGGCGATCGCCGCCGCGGTCGACCTGCCGCTCCTCGTCCACGTCGCGCCGGCCCGCACCGGGATCGACTGCCTCCCCGACACCCTGGCGCGCCTCGCCGCCCTGCCGGGGATCGCGGGATTCGTCGATGGGACGGGAGACCTCGCCCGGCCGCCGACCGTCGGGCGGGCCGCCGGCCCGGACCTCCTCCGGCTCTCCGGGGACGACGCCACCGCCGCCGCCCACGCGATGCTGGGCGGGCAGGGCTGCGTCTCGGCGGTCGCCAACCTGGTGCCGGGGGCCTGCGCCGCCCTGCAGCGCGCCGCCCGGGCCGGCGACTTTGCCCGCGCCCGGGCGCTCCAGGCCGGGCTGATGCCGCTGATCGCCGCCCTGTCGCGTGAGACCGATCCGGGCCCGGTCAAGCTCGCCCTCGCGCTCCTGCGGCCGGGCCTCGCCCCCGACCTGCGCCTGCCCCTGGTGCGGCCGCGGCCGGAGACGGAGGCCGCGCTGGCCGCGGCGCTGGCGGTCCTCGATCCCGTCGCGGCCGCGGCGTGA
- a CDS encoding MFS transporter, producing the protein MSAITSAATGLSAAKRSRIRLVILAMLFAATAINYADRATIAIAGPAMAKELGLDAVTMGYVFSAFAWSYVLAQLPGGWLLDRYGVKWVYAAAIFLWSAFTLMQGAVGFFSGFTAVAVLFSLRLAVGLAEAPVFPANARITAAWFPANERGMASAFFNSAQYFATVLFAPLMGWIVHTLGWHHVFTVMGALGIAFALLWTQVVHGPREHPGINPAERDYLEAGGAMMDMDGRRAETATRAGRTLRQLLSERMLLGIYVGQYCINTLTYFFLTWFPVYLVKERGLSILQAGFAATLPALCGFLGGILGGVISDQLLRRGYSLTAARKIPIVSGMLLSMAIIGCNYVQADALVVGLMALAFFGKGIGALGWAVVSDTSPKESGGLSGGLFNTFGNLAGITTPIVIGYIVQQTGSFNGALVFVGLNALVAGLCYLVVVGEIRRVDLRP; encoded by the coding sequence ATGAGCGCAATCACGAGCGCAGCCACCGGCCTTTCGGCCGCGAAGCGGAGCCGCATCCGCCTCGTCATCCTGGCGATGCTGTTTGCCGCCACCGCCATCAACTACGCCGACCGGGCGACCATCGCCATCGCCGGACCGGCCATGGCCAAGGAGCTCGGCCTCGACGCCGTGACCATGGGCTACGTGTTCTCGGCCTTCGCCTGGTCCTACGTGCTGGCCCAGCTTCCCGGCGGCTGGCTGCTCGACCGCTACGGCGTGAAATGGGTCTACGCCGCGGCGATCTTCCTGTGGTCGGCCTTCACGCTGATGCAGGGCGCCGTCGGCTTCTTCTCCGGCTTTACCGCCGTCGCGGTGCTGTTCTCGCTTCGCCTCGCGGTCGGCCTCGCCGAGGCGCCGGTCTTCCCGGCCAATGCCCGCATCACCGCGGCCTGGTTCCCGGCGAACGAGCGCGGCATGGCCTCGGCCTTCTTCAACTCGGCCCAGTACTTCGCCACCGTGCTGTTCGCGCCGCTGATGGGTTGGATCGTCCACACGCTCGGCTGGCACCACGTCTTCACGGTGATGGGGGCGCTCGGCATCGCCTTCGCGCTGCTCTGGACCCAGGTGGTGCACGGGCCGCGCGAGCATCCCGGCATCAACCCGGCCGAGCGCGACTACCTCGAGGCCGGCGGCGCCATGATGGACATGGACGGGCGCCGCGCGGAGACCGCGACCCGGGCCGGCCGCACCCTGCGCCAGCTCCTCTCCGAGCGGATGCTGCTCGGGATCTATGTCGGGCAGTACTGCATCAACACGCTGACCTACTTCTTCCTCACCTGGTTCCCGGTCTACCTGGTGAAGGAGCGCGGCCTGTCGATCCTGCAGGCGGGCTTCGCCGCGACGCTGCCGGCCCTGTGCGGGTTCCTCGGCGGCATCCTCGGCGGCGTGATCTCGGACCAGCTCCTGCGCCGCGGCTACTCGCTCACCGCCGCCCGCAAGATCCCGATCGTGTCGGGCATGCTGCTCTCGATGGCGATCATCGGCTGCAACTACGTCCAGGCGGACGCCCTGGTGGTCGGCCTGATGGCGCTCGCCTTCTTCGGCAAGGGCATCGGCGCGCTCGGCTGGGCGGTGGTCTCGGACACCTCGCCGAAGGAATCGGGGGGCCTGAGCGGCGGGCTGTTCAACACCTTCGGCAACCTCGCGGGCATCACCACGCCGATCGTCATCGGCTACATCGTGCAGCAGACCGGCTCGTTCAACGGCGCCCTGGTCTTCGTCGGCCTCAACGCCCTGGTGGCGGGCCTGTGCTACCTCGTGGTGGTCGGCGAGATCCGCCGGGTCGACTTGCGGCCGTGA